Within the Oryzias melastigma strain HK-1 linkage group LG8, ASM292280v2, whole genome shotgun sequence genome, the region tagatatatagcattacctgtgataatgctagtgttgattctgtaagctgaatgtcgCCGCTGAAGATGATCAAATTGATAACTAtgaacactgaagctaattgctgaaaatgctggagttgatagctgaaatggctgaagctaacagctggaaacgctgaagctgatagctagctaaaatattagcaaaattccaaattagcctaaaaaaatgaaaaaaattctaaattagccaaaacagctagaatttagctgaaatattagctaaacttcaaaatagcctaaaaaaaactgagaaaaagcctaaatttgccaaaacagctaacattttgCTGAAATATATTTGCATCCGATTTTTGGGCATAACTGATgacgcagagtaagcctgcccttatttcccatcatccgtcTTTTATTACACTTTCCTGCTAGCCTGCAGTCTCTCACAATCCCAACCTAGCAATactggtgaaacaaaaatggtaagcAAGCAACATTAGAGATATCCAGCTGTATGGTTTTAAACAGGagattaagaaaatgaagacctacatggatctatttgactCCAAGTGGGTGCATCAGACTGTAGTGGAGCAGGGGCCTTGTGGCCTAACGATTATAGCACCTAAGTCACGGCTACAAGATTTtcccaaatgcattttttcatctggtccTAATTGACAACGATTttaatatagaaatactcagaaatgacattttttgaaaatttccttttttatgtcctccatcatgcgaaaaatgccacaaaaacatgttcgaTTTCATTGGTCTTTAAATAATTCTACTGTATACACCACCTAGATACATCAGAGTTTAAACTTTTTAGTTAGATACATAAAAATTgctttctgagtttttctacATGCCAAATTTATAGATTATGAAAATGATGGATGACGTCTTTATCTCTAAACAAACCCCATAATCTGGGATTTGCCTGCAAAACCTTGATCCATAGCAATTATATATTCCTCAGCCAAGAGTGCCAAGAAACCAAATCCTGTTATCTGAGCAAAAATTGGATTTTACCAATAATAaacaattaataattaatacatattcacaaacaaaaaataacttttgcttTTCTATGTGTCACttgctggtaaaaaaaaaaacagctttgaatgTTCACTTCgtctaaaaaatgtgtctacATCAAATAATTCAATGCAAAGCAGTGCATAAAGAATAAAGCACGACATAATCTTTTTACTTTGCTCTCTCCAACCCTATGCCCCACCTTTCACCACTGCCTGTAGGCCCATGATACTGTATTGCATACATTAGTGCAATCAAAAAAGCTTTTGCAATTAAAGACATTATCCTTCTAAATAATCTATCATAAATGCACGAGGAAGAGCTTTACATAGCTCCTGTTGCTACAAATAAGCAAACAAACTTAATGTACTTTTAATATCTAATCTAAGCCATCAACAAAGAGTACAGCCATTCTAAATGCATCAGTACCTCAAGTCAAAATACTACAACTATAGAAAGAGACACTGAAGCATAAAACAAAACCAGTTAGATCCATTTAAAGCTGTTACAGATGTATAATGGTTTGAAGTTTTATGATTTACCTGTGATAGATGAATAAGAATAAAACCTTTGAATGAAATATTTAGACCAATAACTTTTAACCGGGCTAAATCTGACAGTAGTCTGCAGTTTAAATGCACAAATGAAGTGAAAATGTCTTTGAATGCTTTACAAAGCATGTCCTTACCTGGACATTTTCTCTGAGGTCTGTAGCCTCCCTGAGGGGCTGGGTGGAAGCTCTGAAGAGTTCGTCCACTGCTTTGATCCCGGTGGTCTTGGTAGTGGTGTACTCCCGAGCCTTTCGACCCTTCCTCACAGACAGTCCCCTTTTATGAGCCTTTCCGCCACCTCTCCGGTTGGTGATGGCTACATGAACAAACAAAGTGGTGTTGGGTAGGAACTCCCCTGTGAGAGACTGCAGGGGGACATGTCTGTAGCCGGGTTGTAGGCACTCAAATGGGATTGTGTACTGTCCAATGAACTCATCACCGATGTAGTCATCATCCAGAACCACGAAACGTAGTACTGCAAGTTCAGGTAAATTTATCTGGAATTCAAAACTCTCGTCAAAAATAGGGTTGTCTCCATTCTGCGACACGGTCTTGGTTCTTTGCTCAGCACAGTCAGCTGGTATACCATGGATTTCTACATAAATGTAGGGCTCCACCACATCACCCTTAGCGGCAGAGCCTCTAGGCTTGGGGAGATTCTGCCCACTGATGATCTTGATGTGCAGAAGCTGTGCAGACACTCCTGGTAGGGAGTCTCGAGCGTTGGCACTAAAGTAGGACACTTCTTCTCGCATGATGGCTGGTCTTAAGACGTACCCACAGTTGCCGTTCTGCCTAAACCAGCCGAGGTTAAGGTCCATCATCAGACCCGGTGTCTGATAGTTCATGGCCACAATCTGGCATCCGCACTTCCAGAAATCCTGGGGGTTCATGTTGCTGGCGTCAATCCTCATAGGTGTGGGATATACCCTGGAGAGTAGGCGCTTGTTGTAACAGACAAATTCCTCTGGGAACTCATTGGCAAATCTGTTCGCATCTACCTCGTTGAAGGAGCATATCTCCCAGTATTTTTGGTCCCTTTTAGATGTCTCAAAGTCCCTGAACTGCACCGACTTGCAGAGTGATACAAGGTCAGATAGTTCCCTGCAAAGCCTGATTTTCTTACAGCCCAAGCCATTTAAGTGATCTTTGTCATCTGCTCCAACTCTGCGAGACATTTCCAGACCCTCCTCTTCATCTGTAACATCTCCCTCAGCATCAGTGCAGCTGGGTGGTAGCTTTTTACTCTTGAGAAGGATTTTACCTTTTAGTTTCTCAGGAGAAGGCAAGTAGTTTTCCTCTTTGTTGGGCGACTCAGTGTACAACTTGTCTCCAAGAATTTTCTTCAAGTGTTGTGCCATGACCCTCTGCTGAAGAATACAGCAGTGGGTCACCAAGCAGAGAATTAGGGGATACTCTGAGCTTTCGAAAGCATACTGGTTAATAATGTCCAGAACTTTAGAGAAGGCGAGCTGTGAGGCCACAGAACTACCTATGTATACAACTGGTTCACTATCGTGGCCATCCCAAACTACAATCTCGACACTGCGACAGCCCATCCTTAAAGCTCGTATGTAGCTGCTAATGTCTGATGAACCCCAGAAATGGTCATCGAGAAGAGAGGCATTATGTGAAGAGTTAATGTAGTAGTGGGAGAGGGGCTGGGTCATGTCCTGGCACACACGTTTGTGCTGAGGGTCAAAGATGTGGCATTCAGAGGACAGGAGGTAGTTTGTAAAACCATCAATAGAGAGGTAACCTCTTTCTCTGCCTTCAGTCGATGGCTCAAATTTCTGAACAATATCTTTGCACATTTCCTCTGTAACTCCTTCCACGCCCTGTTCCACGTCTACAAACAGCATGAGATCTTTACTGTCCAAATATTCTTTGTTGCTGGAGAATTGAACCAGTAGGAAGAAAATCTCAGGTCGCGTGCACAACTCACAGTAGGCTTCCACAAAAGAGTCCATGTTAATTGTCTCTCCATGTTGGTCTTTAGCTTTCTGTAGCTCCTTGAACTTCAGCTCTATCCTAGACTCTTTCATTCCAGGATTGAGCCCTTTGATTATCTGAGTCGCTCGGAACAGATCTATGTGTCCGTCCTTTTCCACATCTGCTAGCTCAAAAACTGAGCCAATCCACGATGTTCTTAGGCTTTGTTGACAGGGTTCCACCATATCTACAGTGTGGCGACCATAAGACACTAAATATCTTAGGCCCATGACCCATGTACTGACAACATCTGGGGTACTGGCAACCAAATCCAAAGACTCGTAGTTATCCCCATAGATGATTGAAAAGGCGCATTCGTCAGGAAACTGATCAGAGAGACCATTGCTGCGCAGGACAGGAGTTTTCTTTCCCAAACGGACTTCCTTGATGCTTTTGATTTCAAGTTTGGCCTTCTCCGAATCCTTCTTGGAAGGCTCCCAGCGTAACCAGTGCATGTCTGGATCCAGCAGGAAGTAGCGGTTGTACATCCGGGAGTTGGAGCGCACCTTCTTCATCTCACAACCCTTCATCATGAAGGCCATGCAGGCAGCCGTGCTGTTGATCTTTCGGTCACTTGGCATTGAGCTGAAAGACACGGTCTTCTTCCTCACTGGCTTCTGTTTGGAGCCATCCTAAAAACAGAATAGGGTGGGGGGAGTTGgaagagaattttttttgttaaaaattgtaataaaaacacaattgcaTATTAATAGAAACATGAATACCCAAACGTAAAATAATTTGTATGATGtactgttcattttaaaagatgtaaaatatagagcaggggtgtcaaactcaatacaaagggacaaaatccaaaaaacactttaggtcactggctgaacaggataaacatttattgaacataaaaaccctaaatttttaaaactttaaaactgtaactttttatataaatatgaactagatatatagcattacctgggataatgctagtgtgaatgctttaagctgaatttgtccgctgaagatgttggtgctaaaagctgaagatgctgaaattgattgctaaaaacactgaagctgatagctgaaaatgctcaagttggtagctgaaataactgaagctaatacctaaaaacgctgaagctcatagtaagctaaaatataagctaaatgccaaattagcctaaaaaacaaaaacaaagaaaatatgttacctgaaacatctagcatgtagctgaaaaaatagctaaactcctaaaaaactgtctttaaagaaaagcataaattagccaaaaacagcttgcgtgtaaatattagcctaaccccaaacagattaaaaaactttcaaagtaagccaaaattagccagaacacctagcatgtagctgtaatattagttAAACGCCAAATAgcctgattaaaacaaaaaaagtcttcattagccagaaagctagcatgtagctgaaatattatccaaactccaagatagccttaaaaaatcttagtaaatgaaacaaaatagtcaaaaaagttatcagaatgccaattttttaaattttaaaaccgtaacttttaacataattatgaataataaaaaagcaggagtATTAGTCCcgaataaaccaacttaaaccttaaataactccataaaaatatattttgtcaaaattatccaagttagaagtgagtacaagataacattgggccattaataacaaaatataataatctggagggccgaatataaATACCCTTGGGGCCATatccagcccccgggccttgactttgacaactGTGATATAGAGCATTACACTTCTAAGCTGCAAAACTAATGAATATAAAGCCAGTACATTTACTGACCACCACTCAATGCCAGTCTCAACTTCTTAAAGGTAATCAGGCTTTTCTATGCCCTCTCCAGCAGTGAGCAAAGATGCTTTGGTCCATCTGTAAGAGGATACGTCACAGCGGTGGACGGGCACCATGCAGGAGCTTAACAGACATCCTACTGTGAAAATGGATTACAGATTGAactgtatttgtattttgtacCATACACAGGATTCACAAATAGCCCTAGCAAGAGCGACTTGCTCACTCACTCTTCATACTCTTCTCAGGTATTGTGTTATGCACTGACAGAGCTGCAAGGATTCTTCTATAAAACTGtacaatattttataatttatgtcATCTTGTATTAACAGGAGGGTATGACGCTAAGGATTTGATTTCCAGCATGACTGGAGTCACAGTGGTCTCATTGCAGAAACAAAGTTAATGGCTATAAAACTGGTTTCATGTTACCTTTTTACTGCAAATGAGATTTgctgattaaatatttatcctaTGGGAAAGCTCCTATAACTAAATTTCAAGCCAGACTGTTCCAAAGGCACAGCTAGATGGTTGTTTGTTGCATCTCTGAAGAGACTGCGTTCCCACAAACTTAACAAAAGCCAGCTTTGTGAAAGTAGTAGAAGCGCAGTGACATGACTGAACTTTTGCTGCTTTGGGTTTTCCTGCCTGACTGACAGAAAACAGTGATGTTCTAGTTCTTTACTGTCTAAATTCAGATGGACCAATTCAGCCCCATATATATGAATATTGCATTAAACAGAAATCAGTAAGAGTTCTCAGAAAGGTTGTAAACAAAAAGGCTTTAGGACTATGATTACTATTCAAGGAGTCTATTACTAAAATTACGTTTTGTACTGATTACATTGTTGTACACATATGGTATATTTAGAAGCAAAGGCCAGAGGGCTTCTGGGTTTAATGCGTATGCACATGTCAGTCGGTGCAGCAGTGACACAGATCTCCCTTAAGCAAAGTCCAACTGTTGCCACAGTTCAACCATGGAGAATGTTGTAGCGGGAATCCATCTTCCAGCTGAAGGCCAGCAGGTTTCTGACATCTGGTAACTCAAGATTAATGACTCCTACTGGATACGAGTCTGCGGATATAAAATGATGACCCGTCTCTGGTTTTGCCGTTTTAACGACCTCTGTTTCCTACAGTTTGTCACATCATTTAGTTACATTACCTGTCGTTTTTTTATGGATGGAATGAATTTAGCTTGAAAGAGTACAGAAGAGACGTTTTTTTCAATATAGATAAACGTGTTGGGCTATGATCCTACAccagtcaaaaaaagaaaaaaaagtgtctatttGTATGTTAAAATTGAGCAATTCTACTATTCATTTTCACCCCCTTAAGAAAATAGAGTTGCATGAATTTGTTGTGAGAAATGAGGCCAAAGACCCATAGGCATATGGTAATGCTTGTATGTTGGTTGACGTCTGTGCTGTTGGATTGTCTGAGGGGTAAACCATTCCAAGGCTTTCAAAGGAGTAATCTCAGAGTAAATCCATTCTGTTACTGCATTCTCATGAAAGGGGAAATGTACGACTTTCAAAAATATCCCACCAGTTCTCTTTTTCTTATGTCAaaatagaccaggggtctgcaacctgcggatccagagcaggtgtggctcttttatctttccatggtggctctctggctacacttttggctaatttgttatctattgaggttttttaggctaatttggagtttagcttctattttagcaacatgctaacatttttggctaattttgcatcaacttgtgtttttttaggctaatttagcttctattttagcatattgctaacgtttttgactaatttagtttactgataaattttaggctattttggagttcagctattagttaagcaacaagctagcttttttggctaattattgGATAATTATTGGATTGAAATGGATTGACAATCTCAGCAGCAAACTCCAGACAAGAACTGGAACTCTTTAACTTCCGGATCTCTGGCTCCAATGTCTACATTTTCTAGACAACCATAACTAGGCTATTTTTGGCTATTgctcagctaatatttcagctgtatcctagctgtttaggctaattaatgctttttttggtggcttttttttagcaaatatttctgctgtaagcaagctgttttggataatttaagactttttttggtggcttttttttagcaaacatttctgctgtaagcaagctgttttggataatttaagactttttccgtttctttaggctactttggagtttggctaatatttcagctgcatgctagttattttggcaaatttaagcttaaaaaaaataggctactttggagtttagctaatattttagctatatgctagctgttttgaataatttaggatACATTTCAGTTCCTTTAGGCTACTCTAGAGTTTAGCTTACATTtcagctagctattttggctaactggcctttttttgtttttttaagctgttttggaatttagctaaaatttcagctaaatgctaggtgttttagctaacttaggctttttttggcatttaagtaatatttttgcTGGATATCaacttctgtatttttttagctattagcgtcagcgattttagctatcaacttcagcatttttagctatcaatttcagcatcgtCACCTATCGTCACCAGCATCTTCGGCcaccaaattcaacttacagcattcacactagcattatctcaggtaatgctatatatctagtttttaattagtttaaagccaat harbors:
- the si:ch211-210g13.5 gene encoding inactive phospholipase C-like protein 2 isoform X1, producing MAGLHASEAVSGHFLDPAISSAPAQGATNAAGITGDAAAAAARTYLDVSAAAQSYVVGGLYTNGRYRDHSSPRIGSGSRDNSAERSQGAGNPPCGIMKDGSKQKPVRKKTVSFSSMPSDRKINSTAACMAFMMKGCEMKKVRSNSRMYNRYFLLDPDMHWLRWEPSKKDSEKAKLEIKSIKEVRLGKKTPVLRSNGLSDQFPDECAFSIIYGDNYESLDLVASTPDVVSTWVMGLRYLVSYGRHTVDMVEPCQQSLRTSWIGSVFELADVEKDGHIDLFRATQIIKGLNPGMKESRIELKFKELQKAKDQHGETINMDSFVEAYCELCTRPEIFFLLVQFSSNKEYLDSKDLMLFVDVEQGVEGVTEEMCKDIVQKFEPSTEGRERGYLSIDGFTNYLLSSECHIFDPQHKRVCQDMTQPLSHYYINSSHNASLLDDHFWGSSDISSYIRALRMGCRSVEIVVWDGHDSEPVVYIGSSVASQLAFSKVLDIINQYAFESSEYPLILCLVTHCCILQQRVMAQHLKKILGDKLYTESPNKEENYLPSPEKLKGKILLKSKKLPPSCTDAEGDVTDEEEGLEMSRRVGADDKDHLNGLGCKKIRLCRELSDLVSLCKSVQFRDFETSKRDQKYWEICSFNEVDANRFANEFPEEFVCYNKRLLSRVYPTPMRIDASNMNPQDFWKCGCQIVAMNYQTPGLMMDLNLGWFRQNGNCGYVLRPAIMREEVSYFSANARDSLPGVSAQLLHIKIISGQNLPKPRGSAAKGDVVEPYIYVEIHGIPADCAEQRTKTVSQNGDNPIFDESFEFQINLPELAVLRFVVLDDDYIGDEFIGQYTIPFECLQPGYRHVPLQSLTGEFLPNTTLFVHVAITNRRGGGKAHKRGLSVRKGRKAREYTTTKTTGIKAVDELFRASTQPLREATDLRENVQNAMVSFKELCGLTPAANMKQCILTVSTWLMNSERSLRVTVDLSETYPTMEAQGPVPELLRKVLNAYDMMIQTSKTLIESADVVYSKLTQAQRAGLDFHEDLHRIGAKEGLKGRKLQKAMESYAWNITVLKGQADLLKHAKIEALDTLRQIHYAAQSCGLNKNGAASPQLQHHPQHQPLQIQQQQPQAKPHPQPHPFYQPKIQSQVPPQAYPHSHPLQYPQVHPPPPPPPPPATQTDSKPPAYPQPPPLPQTHFQVQQQRAAGPLDPVPERDKETISDYPGGSC
- the si:ch211-210g13.5 gene encoding inactive phospholipase C-like protein 2 isoform X2 — protein: MPSDRKINSTAACMAFMMKGCEMKKVRSNSRMYNRYFLLDPDMHWLRWEPSKKDSEKAKLEIKSIKEVRLGKKTPVLRSNGLSDQFPDECAFSIIYGDNYESLDLVASTPDVVSTWVMGLRYLVSYGRHTVDMVEPCQQSLRTSWIGSVFELADVEKDGHIDLFRATQIIKGLNPGMKESRIELKFKELQKAKDQHGETINMDSFVEAYCELCTRPEIFFLLVQFSSNKEYLDSKDLMLFVDVEQGVEGVTEEMCKDIVQKFEPSTEGRERGYLSIDGFTNYLLSSECHIFDPQHKRVCQDMTQPLSHYYINSSHNASLLDDHFWGSSDISSYIRALRMGCRSVEIVVWDGHDSEPVVYIGSSVASQLAFSKVLDIINQYAFESSEYPLILCLVTHCCILQQRVMAQHLKKILGDKLYTESPNKEENYLPSPEKLKGKILLKSKKLPPSCTDAEGDVTDEEEGLEMSRRVGADDKDHLNGLGCKKIRLCRELSDLVSLCKSVQFRDFETSKRDQKYWEICSFNEVDANRFANEFPEEFVCYNKRLLSRVYPTPMRIDASNMNPQDFWKCGCQIVAMNYQTPGLMMDLNLGWFRQNGNCGYVLRPAIMREEVSYFSANARDSLPGVSAQLLHIKIISGQNLPKPRGSAAKGDVVEPYIYVEIHGIPADCAEQRTKTVSQNGDNPIFDESFEFQINLPELAVLRFVVLDDDYIGDEFIGQYTIPFECLQPGYRHVPLQSLTGEFLPNTTLFVHVAITNRRGGGKAHKRGLSVRKGRKAREYTTTKTTGIKAVDELFRASTQPLREATDLRENVQNAMVSFKELCGLTPAANMKQCILTVSTWLMNSERSLRVTVDLSETYPTMEAQGPVPELLRKVLNAYDMMIQTSKTLIESADVVYSKLTQAQRAGLDFHEDLHRIGAKEGLKGRKLQKAMESYAWNITVLKGQADLLKHAKIEALDTLRQIHYAAQSCGLNKNGAASPQLQHHPQHQPLQIQQQQPQAKPHPQPHPFYQPKIQSQVPPQAYPHSHPLQYPQVHPPPPPPPPPATQTDSKPPAYPQPPPLPQTHFQVQQQRAAGPLDPVPERDKETISDYPGGSC